Genomic segment of Prochlorococcus marinus CUG1433:
AAGAGCAAGCTTTAAATGGTTTTTGGAAAAGGGTTTAATAGAAGAATTACAAAACTTCTCTCCTATTTCTGATTACACAGGTAAATTAGAATTACATTTTATTGGTGAAGAGTATAGGTTAAAAAGACCTAGGCATGATGTTGAGGAGGCAAAAAGGAGGGATGCAACATTTGCTTCACAGATGTATGTAACTTGCAGATTGATTAATAAAGAAACTGGTGAAATAAAAGAACAAGAAGTATTTATTGGTGAATTACCTTTGATGACAGAAAGAGGAACTTTCATTATTAATGGTGCCGAGAGAGTAATAGTTAATCAAATTGTTCGAAGTCCAGGAGTATATTTCAAGGATGAACAGGATAAAAATGGTCGCAGAACTTATAACGCAAGCGTTATTCCGAATAGAGGGGCATGGTTAAAATTTGAGACTGATAAGAATAATTTACTTTATGTAAGAGTTGATAAAACTAGAAAAATTAATGCCCATGTTCTTATGAGAGCTATGGGACTTTCTGATAATGATGTAGTTGATAAACTTAGGCATCCTGAGTTTTATCAAGCCTCAATTGAGTCAGCCAATGACGAGGGTATAAATTCAGAAGATCAAGCATTACTTGAGCTCTATAAAAAACTCCGTCCAGGTGAACCACCATCTGTTTCTGGAGGACAACAGTTATTACACAGTAGATTTTTTGATCCTAAAAGATATGATTTGGGCCGAGTTGGTAGATACAAAATAAATAAAAAATTAAGGCTGACTGTTCCAGATGATGTAAGAACACTAACCCATGAGGATGTCCTTTCCACCATTGATTATCTAATTAACCTAGAGTTGGATATTGGTGGTGCAAGTTTGGATGATATTGATCATCTTGGTAACCGAAGAGTTAGATCAGTTGGAGAACTTCTGCAGAACCAAGTAAGGGTTGGTCTTAACCGTTTAGAGAGAATTATTAAAGAAAGAATGACAGTTGGAGAAACAGATTCTCTTACACCAGCTCAATTAGTCAATCCTAAACCTTTGGTTGCTGCTATAAAAGAATTTTTTGGCTCTAGCCAATTAAGCCAATTTATGGATCAAACAAATCCCCTGGCTGAATTAACACATAAAAGAAGAATTTCCGCTTTAGGTCCAGGTGGTCTAACCCGAGAGAGAGCAGGCTTTGCTGTTAGAGATATTCATCCTTCACATTATGGAAGATTATGTCCGATTGAAACACCTGAAGGTCCTAATGCGGGTCTCATAAATTCCTTAGCTACCCACGCAAGGGTAAATGAGTATGGTTTTATTGAAACTCCTTTTTGGGAAGTTAAAAACGGTAAAGTTAATAAAGAAGGTAGTCCTGTTTATCTTTCTGCTGATTTAGAAGATGAGTGCAGAGTAGCCCCAGGAGATGTTGCAACTGATAAGGAAGGGAATATACTCGCAAATCTAATACCTGTGAGATATCGACAAGATTTTGAAAAAGTACCTCCTCAGCAAGTTGATTATGTTCAGCTGTCCCCTGTTCAAGTGATTTCAGTTGCAACTTCATTAATTCCTTTTTTGGAACATGATGATGCAAACAGAGCTCTTATGGGTTCGAATATGCAACGCCAAGCAGTTCCTTTGCTCAGGCCAGAACGTCCATTAGTTGGCACAGGTTTAGAATCTCAAGTTGCTAGAGACTCGGGGATGGTCCCAATAACAAAAGTTAATGGAACTATTTCTTATGTAGATGCTAATGAAATTGTCGTTAAAGATAAGGACGGTATTGAACATTTTCATTATCTTCAAAAGTATCAGAGATCCAACCAAGATACTTGCTTAAACCAAAGACCTATCGTCAATATTGGCGATCAAGTTATATCTGGACAAGTTTTAGCTGACGGATCCGCATGTGAAGGAGGAGAAATAGCACTGGGTCAGAATGTATTAATTGCATATATGCCATGGGAAGGCTACAACTATGAAGACGCAATATTGGTAAGCGAGAGGATGGTAACTGATGATTTATATACATCAGTGCATATCGAAAAATATGAAATAGAAGCAAGACAAACAAAATTAGGGCCTGAAGAAA
This window contains:
- the rpoB gene encoding DNA-directed RNA polymerase subunit beta: MSSSALQVAKTATYLPDLVEVQRASFKWFLEKGLIEELQNFSPISDYTGKLELHFIGEEYRLKRPRHDVEEAKRRDATFASQMYVTCRLINKETGEIKEQEVFIGELPLMTERGTFIINGAERVIVNQIVRSPGVYFKDEQDKNGRRTYNASVIPNRGAWLKFETDKNNLLYVRVDKTRKINAHVLMRAMGLSDNDVVDKLRHPEFYQASIESANDEGINSEDQALLELYKKLRPGEPPSVSGGQQLLHSRFFDPKRYDLGRVGRYKINKKLRLTVPDDVRTLTHEDVLSTIDYLINLELDIGGASLDDIDHLGNRRVRSVGELLQNQVRVGLNRLERIIKERMTVGETDSLTPAQLVNPKPLVAAIKEFFGSSQLSQFMDQTNPLAELTHKRRISALGPGGLTRERAGFAVRDIHPSHYGRLCPIETPEGPNAGLINSLATHARVNEYGFIETPFWEVKNGKVNKEGSPVYLSADLEDECRVAPGDVATDKEGNILANLIPVRYRQDFEKVPPQQVDYVQLSPVQVISVATSLIPFLEHDDANRALMGSNMQRQAVPLLRPERPLVGTGLESQVARDSGMVPITKVNGTISYVDANEIVVKDKDGIEHFHYLQKYQRSNQDTCLNQRPIVNIGDQVISGQVLADGSACEGGEIALGQNVLIAYMPWEGYNYEDAILVSERMVTDDLYTSVHIEKYEIEARQTKLGPEEITREIPNISEESLNNLDEMGIIRIGAFVESGDILVGKVTPKGESDQPPEEKLLRAIFGEKARDVRDNSLRVPKTEKGRVLDVRIYTREQGDELPPGANMVVRVYVAQRRKIQVGDKMAGRHGNKGIISRILPREDMPYLPDGTPVDIVLNPLGVPSRMNVGQVFELLMGWAASNLNCRVKVVPFDEMYGAEKSHQTVQAFLEEASKQPGKAWVYNPEDPGKLLLKDGRTGEPFDQPVAVGYSHFLKLVHLVDDKIHARSTGPYSLVTQQPLGGKAQQGGQRLGEMEVWALEAYGAAYTLQELLTVKSDDMQGRNEALNAIVKGKPIPRPGTPESFKVLMRELQSLGLDIGVYTDEGKEVDLMQDINPRRNTPSRPTYESLGTSEYEED